GACCCACGACCTGCCGTTCGCCCTCGAACTGTGCCCACGCGCGGTCGTGGTCAGTGGTGGCCGGGTCGTCGCCGACGGGTCGACCGCCGACCTGTTGGCCGACGAGGGCCTGCTGCGGGCCAACCGCCTGGAGCTACCGTTCGGGTTCGATCCCCGGTCGGTGGTCCCGCCGCGCTGACCCCGGCCCGACACGAAGGGCCCGCGTGCGTCTGGTCACCTGGAACGTCAACTCGCTCAAGGCCCGCATGCCCCGCGTGTTCGAGTTGCTGGACGCCCACGATCCCGACGTGGTCTGCCTGCAGGAGACCAAGTGCGCCGCCGAAGCCTTCCCCCACCTCGAGTTCGCCATGGCCGGCTACCACGCCGTCGAGCACTCGGCCGGTCGCTGGAACGGCGTCGCGTTGCTCGTCCGCGACGACCTCGAGGTGGACCAGGTCGTTCGGGGACTGGTCGGTGAACCCGACGTCGCCGAGGCCCGGTGGATCGAGGCGCGCGTCGGTGGGGTACAGGTCGTGAGCGCCTACGTGGTCAACGGCCGGCGCCCCGATCATCCGATGTTCGCCGCGAAGCTGGCCTTCTTCGACGCGATCCGGGATCGTGCGCGGTCACTGGTGGCCGGCGGCCCGACCGTGATCGCCGGCGACCTCAACGTCACCCGCGACGACCGTGACGTGTGGGATCCCGCCGCCTTCCTCGGTGCGACGCACGTCACGCCCGAGGAGCGGGCCCACTTCGAATCGGTGCTGGCCGTCGGCCTCGTCGACGCCTACCGCGAGGTCGAACCCGACGGTACGGGGTTCACGTGGTGGGACTACCGCATGGGTGCGTTGCACAAGAACCTCGGGATGCGGCTGGACTATGCGTTGGTCAGCTCCCACCTCGCCGTCCGCAACGTCGTGGTGGACCGCACCTTCCGCAAGAACAACCAGGCGGGTGACAAGCCCTCGGACCACGCGCCGCTGCTCGTCGACGTCGAACGTCACTAGGGTCCCCCCGACGGTCGAGGGAGGAGGACCACATGCCCGGGGACTGCCTGTTCTGCA
The Egicoccus sp. AB-alg6-2 DNA segment above includes these coding regions:
- a CDS encoding exodeoxyribonuclease III → MRLVTWNVNSLKARMPRVFELLDAHDPDVVCLQETKCAAEAFPHLEFAMAGYHAVEHSAGRWNGVALLVRDDLEVDQVVRGLVGEPDVAEARWIEARVGGVQVVSAYVVNGRRPDHPMFAAKLAFFDAIRDRARSLVAGGPTVIAGDLNVTRDDRDVWDPAAFLGATHVTPEERAHFESVLAVGLVDAYREVEPDGTGFTWWDYRMGALHKNLGMRLDYALVSSHLAVRNVVVDRTFRKNNQAGDKPSDHAPLLVDVERH